Sequence from the Capillibacterium thermochitinicola genome:
CGGTTTTCCTGTAATCCTCACTGGATCGAAACCGGCAAAGGAGAGATGTTCATCTCTCCTGAAGAGTACATCGCCGATGGGATCAAATATCTCGGGATCCCAAAATACGGCGAGGGCCTGTTGAAAGTCTTGAATGACCCGCAATTTGCTGAATTGCGTTCAATGATCATGATCGGGGAAAAAGCGACGGGGGAGATAGATCCGGAGTTAATGAGTTATTTGTGCTATATTCTGAACAAGTGGCAGCAAGGGGATGAAGATATTCGAGGGTGGTTGAAGATACAGTTGGATAGCCAGAAGCGTGGTAGTGAATGAATATGATGAAGCAAAGGCCAGGTGAACCGCAGGGATGAGAACTGTTTGCAACTGGGGATTAGCTTGAGTCATTACCCTCTTTGTTAGAATAGCTATAGCTACAGAGAGGTTTTTTTATTTTTTATAACGGAAAGCCTTTTGGTTCTTCCTTGTTTATTTGGTCAGGTTATTGAGCACTTCTTTTGCGCACAAGCATCGCAGTCACAGAAAGAGGTGTATTATAATGGCACGTGCTTTTCGGAGCACCGCTTCGTTTGGTAAGCGGCAGGAATATGTGGTTATTGCCGAGTTGCTCAGACGGGGATTTGATGTCTACCAAACTTTGGTGGATGACCAGGGGATTGATTGCATAATCCGGTTGGATGACCAGGGAGGGCTCCGGTATATTGATCTTCAAATAAAAGCCCGCTCCAAAGATTGTGACCCTAATAACGCTGGGCGCTTTGCTGCCATAGAAATTGTCAACCCCCGGCCTAATTATTATTTCATTTTTTATTCTGAACAGGCTGACACTTACTGGGTCGTTCCCTCTTTGAAGTTGGTATCCATAGCTTATCAAAACAAGAAAGGCAAAAACATGGGTAGGTATGGTATAAATTTTTGCACTTTACGGGCTAATGGCGAGGTCATCCCAAACCCAAAGTTTGATGAGTATAGGGATAATTTTAACCTGCTTAAACAGGCGTAACTGTGAATAACAAACACCATGAATGTAATTCTAAGTAGCTCTTGCTTTCCACTCCTGCCAATATTCACGGAGAAAATCTTCGGTGACCGGTTGGGAATGGTCGGCAAATAACCGCTGATATTCTTCGTCAAATAATTGATAATCAGCGGGAGCCAGACTCTTGCGCAAGCGGTAGCTCCATTCCACTCCAGTGGTCAGGGCGGTCCAGGAGAGGTTGGCCGAACTGATGAAGACTTCACTGTCGTGCGGCAGGTCAAAGAAGTAGGCTTTGGGATGGAAGGAACGGCCGGTTTCGGCGTATACCCGGAGTTCAAGGGAGAGGCCGACCTTTTCCTGCAGGTATTTGAGGGCATATGGTTCAGTGTTGTAAAGATAGGTGCCGGTGAGAATAGTGATCGAGGTTCCCCGTCCGGCGGCTTCTTCTAAAGGTTTGGCCATGAGCCGGGCGCCGGATTCAGTAATGAAGGCTACCAGGAAACGGATCCGGAGCGCTTCGGTAATGGAAGTGCGGAGATATTTATAGAGCGGATCCCCGGGTCCTCTGATACAGTTACGCAGGCGGTACAGATCCATGTCCGGACTCATTTTAGGCCGCCCTCCCTAACTGGTTTTAACATTAATTCTATAGTTTACCATTTAAACCCTTCGTGATTTCCGGGGGTTTTTACTGGGGGTGATTGAGCGCCGGAATATGAGTGAATACCTCCAGTGGCAAGGAGAGCAAAAGCGAATCAATGATCGAAGTAATATTGCGTATATCAGATAAGCCTATTGATAACTGAGGAATATATACACTAATTTAATACAACAAGAGCTACCGCCCGGGGGAGGAGAGTTTTGACCGGAGTTATTCGGTGACGTTAAGGCCGGATTTGATACTCGAGATTAAAGGGGAAATCTACATCTTTGATGCCAAGTTTAAACACGAGAGACTGGATCTTGGCCAACTCACTG
This genomic interval carries:
- a CDS encoding phospholipase D-like domain-containing protein — protein: MSPDMDLYRLRNCIRGPGDPLYKYLRTSITEALRIRFLVAFITESGARLMAKPLEEAAGRGTSITILTGTYLYNTEPYALKYLQEKVGLSLELRVYAETGRSFHPKAYFFDLPHDSEVFISSANLSWTALTTGVEWSYRLRKSLAPADYQLFDEEYQRLFADHSQPVTEDFLREYWQEWKARAT
- a CDS encoding helix-turn-helix domain-containing protein translates to MKNTTPGDRLRQLRKHLNLTQLAFSEEIGMTHGNLSKIEKNQIAMTKAFLKALKLRFSCNPHWIETGKGEMFISPEEYIADGIKYLGIPKYGEGLLKVLNDPQFAELRSMIMIGEKATGEIDPELMSYLCYILNKWQQGDEDIRGWLKIQLDSQKRGSE